The Hippoglossus hippoglossus isolate fHipHip1 chromosome 16, fHipHip1.pri, whole genome shotgun sequence genomic sequence GCAGGCAGTCGCAGCTTTCTGACTCTTTGCGGACCACATCCAGGACTGAGTCCACCAACTCAGCTCCCTCTGTGTAGTGGCCCTTGGCCCAGTTGTTTCCAGCACCGCTCTGACCTGGAGGGGAAGCAGTGACATGTACGTGAGCCATTCTCTTTCCCAGTTCATATAAAAGGCTGTAGTCATTCAGTAACGTAGGAAGTGTCTTTATTCCACCTACCAAAAACAAAGTTGTCAGGTCTGAAGATCTGCCCAAAGGGCCCAGACCTCACGGAGTCCATGGTGCCAGGCTCCAAGTCCACCAGAATGGCCCGAGGAACATATTTACCTCCTTCATGAGAAAGAGGACGAGAGacaacagggagagagaggaaaaacagagggGAGAAAGCCGACAGCTCAATAATGCAGGAAACCACAGTATTGAATGTTACatttaatgtgtaaaaaacattCTCACATGACAGGAGACATGAGAATAGGACATCTAATGTTGTACTTCAGCATGAAATGACCAAGCTGAAGTTATGCACCAACAGTTCAGCCTTTATGTATAAACCACTTGATGAGAAGACAGCTAACCTGTGGCCTCATTGTAGTAAACACTGATCCTGTCCAGCTGCAGGTCACTGTCTCCATGGTAAGTCCCTGTGGGGTCGATGCCGTGCTCATCGCTGATCACTTCCCAGAACTGCAAAACAGACAATGGAAGGTATCACATGGCAGTtacttgtaaaaaaaagtatgCATCTATCCATTAGCAGCGCGGTTCATGGGACCAGGGACTTTAAACgagaaaaacagcagtgaatttgcttcttttttttttggggccCTGATGAAAATGGCAGAATTTCATACATTGCAACTTAATATttccactgctgctgtctgaCGACTTCGCAGAAAGCAGCTCTTTCAGACATCAAATGAAAAGGGGAGGGAGCACAAAGGGGCTTCAGATGACTCCACCAGCACAACTCAACTCTACTTTCAGTCAGTGGCGGTGCACTGAAGACACCGATTGTCTACAGATCTGTATTCAAgtcttgtttgctttttaaaggACCACACTCAGCCCTTTAAAAGTCTGTGTGTATTAAATCCCATAAGTATGTTTTACTGTTGAATGCACAGGCAGCTATTTGCATggccatttttttttgttatatctCTCAACGACATTTGTTTTGCTCATACAGCTTGTGATTTTCTGCTAGCAGCAGCAATAGGCGGATTTAGGGTAATCTGGATAAGCGGGCCGTATTGCAGCTCAGTACTTAAGAGATTGGGAGCTGAGTATCATGACATTCAAATAAGACCATGTACAACAAAAATGACCAAGTGACCTTAATATGATGGAGACCACAGAGCAGCGGGACTGAGAGCGGAGAAAATGGAACAGCTAAAAGACCGAGAAGACGACAGTTGACAGTGATGCGATGGATGAGCTTTCCGTAAAGAGTGAAAATAATCAAAGAGAAAGAATGGGGACAGTAAGCAGGAAAGCAATTCCACACCCTGACCTAATTCACCACAATGCATTCTCTCAGCAGCTCTGTCAATCATATCCACTGGACAGCTGAATAAATGAGTCCTGAGGGAACGGAAACAAATGAGGATCCTCCCTGCCGGGCCACCAGTAACACCACAatggacaaacacaaatgatattacattttttttacaaagggAGACTCATGTACTGCATTAACTCTAATTCAACAGGCCAATGGAGCACATAGAAATTGTTTGCTGAAGTTGGCATTTTGTAAAGCATCTGAAGAAAAACCCATAAAATATAGGCCCTATTATTCTTGCACTGAACTGAGACACTACCACCATTTGTACATTAAGTCAGTGGTGAACCCAATGACTTCACCCACTGTGCATCAGCTGTTTCCTCCATTCCTCCCCCCACCCTTCTTCTAATTTGGTTAGGAGATGGGCAGACATTGATTACAAAGACAGACCCTGCTTCACAGGACATCAAAATCCCTTGTCAGCGGGGCATCACCACCATAATGATGTATTCTGTAAAATATGGGCCATtgttcctgctgctctacaAACTATATTTCAATACCAGGGTTAAGAGGGGTCCCACTTAAGCATATGCTGTCTGCAGCATATGATCAGCTGTGAAACAAAAGGAGATGATGAGACAGGGATAGTAATGGCCCATGAAGGCGTATTGGAGCAGACAGCATTTGTTGCTGTAAGTCTGGGTGGGTGACGTATTGTACTTTTGAGGAAAGACTGTGAGGCCCTACATTGGGTAGAATGTACAGTTAAAGTATATTAATCCTCAATGGACACAATAAAAGGCAGTGATTGCATCTACTTAAAGGGACTGATGGTGTCTCTGAGTTAGTGAACTCTCTTTTTTAAAGGGGAGACCCTCTTTCTTATCCATGCCACACCCTTTCCACAGCTCCCCTGCTTTCTCACCAGTCTGCACCCACAGCCTGCAGAAATCACATCCGATCAATATTCTGCTGCCGATCCATCTGCCATtaaaggggagaaaaaaaacactgaatgacCAGACCTCATATCCCAGCTCTCACTCATTGTCTGGACTAGCAAGACAAAGAACCCAGAGGACTCCAGTGTCTGAAGGGCTCTGACAGGGGGagtgtacccccccccccccactctccccTTCTTTTTCCCACAGACATTGTCTTGAGGAGGGGGGGTCAGCTGGATCCACAGGGATGAGACGCACAGTGCTGTGTGAACAAAAAAGCCCCACGGAGACACAAGAGCCCCCTGTTATATGTCAGTGCGAGCACGGGCACGGGCACGGGCACGGTCCAAGGCTCCGCACCCACCCACCAGTTACCGCAGTGCACGAGATCCACAAAGAAAAGCgcagaaagaaaactaataCAGTGACATTTTACTATTCATAAATAACAAATGtacaatggaaaaacaaatttggatgtgtttacatgcacataaGTGTAATATGCATAAGAGgaatatattttaattcatGCACCAAGACAACTAATAGTTCCCGTTGTCTTTACATTAAAAGATAATCAGGCACATTAAGAGTTGTAATGTGGAACAAGTCTAATGATAATATTCTGGAGAATGAAAGGGGTCTGACAGTGACAGGAGAGCATACTTTTCTAGAGGAACAAATTCATTATTGATACTTTTATTGTCTTACCTTGGCACCGATCTGGTTACCGCACTGGCCGGCCTGGATGTGCACGATTTCCCTCATTATAAATGCGAGAGTTTCACAACAAGGACGAGCGGAACCGTTATTCTTGGCGAGCACGAGGAGCGGCACACAGCGCAGAACTGGAGCGAGCGCAGGACAATGACTTTATAATGTTGGAGAGACTCCAGAACCGGGCTGAGTCCACACCCCCAGACCCGGCTGCCGTGCacgctgattggctgagaggacTGTCCCACAGccggcaggaggaggaggaagaggaggaggaagaggaggaggaggaagaggaggggtgCTGCAGATCAGGGAGTAAAAATGAGAGAAGGATTGACTTTCAGCAGCTGGTGTCCAGAAACGCCAACATGGATGTAttacatatttctttctttctttctttctttctttctttctttctttctttctttctttctttctttctatctatctatctatctatctatctatctatctatctatctatctgccCCTGTGGAGAGGGCAGATGGCAGAAACAGCTGTTTGGAGATGGGGGTCAATCAGCCAAAGCCTCAGGGTTTAGACCTGACCCGAACCCAAAGGACCATCACGAGTGGCCTTTAAACTGTGACATATACTAGACTGTAATAATCAATGAATAATATGTTCCTCTGATCATAACTCTATACTGACTGCACTTTGACCTTTACTAGTCAACTGAGTGTGagttaacacaaacacatgctaaCTGTATGCACCTAATGAACAGCCACACTGGATTACATGGCTACAATCATCTGCTTTTCATTGCTGCTTTTCCATCTGACAGCTACCTAGGTTGCACAGAATGGCTGACCACATGATACTTCTTGTTTGGCCATCTCTCCAGGATAAGACATCTTTTCGGGTTCTGAAGGGATAAGTAAGAAAACAGATATAGGTACATTCCAGGTTATCTCTCGTATAAATGGCGCTTACACAATTAACACACAAGCAAAAGCATGCTGCAAATATGACTTTACAAATTAGGAAGAGGAAGTCACAGCACCAGTAAAATATTATCTGCCTgcctgactgtctgtctgtctgtctgcctgcctgcctgcctgcctgcctgcctgcctgtctgtctgcctgcctgcctgcctgtctgtctgtctgtctgcctgcctgcctgtctgtctgtctgcctgcctgcctgcctgcctgcctgtctgtctgcctgcctgtctgcctgtctgcctgcctgcctgtctgtctgtctgtctgtctgcctgcctgcctgcctgcctgcctgtctgtctgcctgcctgcctgcctgcctgtctgtctgtctgtctgcctgcctgcctgtctgcctgtctgtctgtctgacactGGATTCCATGGCTACGACAGTGGAGGTGCAGTTATCCCCGTCAACCACTAGATGGCGCGGACCCGCCGTCGTGGCTGCAGTGGGAATGGGCGTGGTCAGGGTCTTTTCCTCCGCTGGCTGACATTCTCGTCATTCCTCTCCACTGTCACAGCGCGAGCGACTCGACGAGAAACACATCGTGATTTTaccctttttaaaaagtccGTTTGGATATTAACCAGTTTCCGGTAAGTAGAGCTACGCGTCGGTCTCGTCTCACGGTTTAGTTTCAGTGATTCGCCGCTGTATCTTGCAccagtctgttttttttcttcccatcaGCGCATTGACGCAATCGACCCAGACCCGAAGCCGCAGCCTTTTAACtgctagctagctaacgttagcatgcgAGTTAGCTGTCCTTTCGGACCGTTATGCTCTTTTACATGTGTAATAACGCACATCTGGCGTTATTCTCCGAGCACCGAGGTGTTTGTGCAGCTCTATCGGTGCCTTGTTCGGTTTAAACCATCTTCTCCGCGCAGCCCTGCGTTGTTGTTGTTAGGAGGAGGGGGCGGCCATTCAGGCTCATAGTAAAAAAACATGCCCTATATGAGGCTTTGGCCTAAGTGACACAGACACGAGTGGATTATTGGATTATTGTCTGTGAGTCGTTACCAGACACCCGAACACCTTTACACCCGAACAACTCTTAGAAAGAATTACAAATCCTTTAGATAATGACGCCCAATATGTCAGCCAATGcttaaatgtgaatgtaaatctAATCCCAGGATGGTGCCACTGAATTAAAATGCGCACATGAACCCCAGGACATCTCATTTTactatttaaaatgtaactttaatgGTGACAGTCTACAAATCATCATGatgccattttgtttttagcTAATTAGTAATAATTCTCATACTTTGACAAAGTcttgaatgtattttttcctctcAAATCAGGGATCAAGATGTTCTACACGTGTGGACCCAATGAAGCCATGGTGGTGTCTGGTAAGAGGCTTTTATGTTGAAATGTAACGGTAAAAGAATCATGtcattttctaatttgtttACAATTCTGTACTAATCTTGTGTATTGAAACAAGGATCCTTGACAGTAAAACCCCCCCTTTAGTATTCAATGCCACTCGATGTaaagtgtttatgtttacagTAAGATATTTGCTTGTAGTCTCTTGCCTTTATCGCATTGTTGTACAATTATTCCACACAGAATGATTAGAAAACCAGAATAGTCCCTGTTgggtaaataaaacactgtattGTGGGTAGAAACTACTGCAGGTCATTGTTTTATACATAATAATACCGCTTTATATAGACTTTAAAAAGAGTCACATTTGTGTACAGAGGAACTTTGTACTAGTGTCATGTGATTGTTGTAATCATGCCTTTTGATAAGTTGAGCTTGTGCAACACATACCGTCAGTTTGAAGTAAGATGGGAGTTTACCCGCTTGCTGAAACGGTTATGAATGAAAAGCAGTACTCACGTTGTTGTAATCCAGGGATGAAATGTCCTCCACCCAGCTCCTCTACACACGGAAACTTGGCTGAGTATGGTAGTGTAATGTTTATGTTATgtgccccccctcctctctctgtctccaggcTTTGGCCGCTCTCCACCTCTGATGATTGCTGGAGGACGAGTGTTTGTCCTCCCGTGTATTCAGCAGATCCAGAGGTgatcctcttttcttttctgtctctgtttcccaTATCTACCAGGGATAGGTCCAACATAGCTGCCTGATGTGATGTCAGTCAGTTACTGGGCAGCTGGTCAGTAGCAGGGGGGCTGATTTGATTTCCTCCTCATGTCGTTCTTGCTCTCTGTTTTATGTTTCCACTGGTTGTTTTTCAGCAGTGGGGCGGTATCAGTAATCAATTAGGGTCAATTGATATAGTTCTCATTAATACCCAAATCAATgggtattaaaatgtgtatatttaatgtTAAGGTTTGCTAGTTAATTCTCTTgcttctctttatttttctctcctccccctcttcctcaaCTTGAGCCATGGCTGTATGGAGTTTTGCGCCAATTTTTATTCAAGCGTGTggtctttcattttgagagcattattttttcatttcctatTCTGATTTTGTAATGCTTACCCTTAAAACCCCGCCCTTCCATATAGAGTTTGCTCCTGTGCTGCCTTGCTCTTGgtcataaatgtttttctgaacTCATGATATATTGTTGCTGCATAACAGTCCTGTGCTTGAGTTTGAGTCCCTCTCCTCACACTCAGGCTGCTTCTGTGTGCTTGCAAATTTTTTTGCTGTGGAACGACCCTGTCAAAATTAACCAACCAATAGAATGTAGAATGTCAGGTTTACAATGTCcctaatgtgcagtgactgtTAAAGCCGGTTCAGAGGATCACTCTCCAGCACGGATCACCCAAATCAAGGGCCACGtatttaatttagattaatGACATCAAATTTAATTGGCAAACTCTTTAGTATTTGCAACATGGGAGAACATGTACGCATTGTTTATTGCCAACTTATTGCTGCTTTTCCGTCTGACAGCTAATGAGGTTGCACAGAATGGCTAACCACATTCTACTTCTTGTTGATATGAACAGGAGCAGAACAAACATGAGCGAGGGTGGggtgatttgttgtttttgagagAAGGCAAAATTGAAATGATCAGATAATGTCCTTGCAATGAAAGACAATGCTCTTGAATAGAGGAATAGGACAAAGCTAACTCcatactgctgcagctgcatatACACCATGGTGTCACcacgtgtgtttgtttaaaagcaCTATGTAGAGTCCTGTTATTGTGACTCCATGCCATTACAGTCACTGTGATGAAACATGTAAATAACATAAGCACTACTGTTCTTGTATTTCATCCTTTACACTCCTCCTTTTATTTTATGCCACAGAATCACACTCAACACCCTGACTCTGAATGTGAAGAGTGACAAAGTCTACACCCGCCATGGTGTCCCCATCTCTGTCACTGGCATTGCACAGGTATGACATTGATAAGAGGACAGAAACACTAAGACTAAATTGAGTCAATAACtgcattacatttgtttttctgcaaaaagttaatgctttttaaaatcaatactCCGTCTTTCTCACTGCCATTTGTTGAAAGCTGCTTTATAACATTTCCTTTCCTGTCTTCTTACAGGTGAAGATCCAGGGCCAGAACAAGGAGATGTTGGCCACCGCCTGTCAAATGTTTATGGGGAAGTCTGAGGGGGAGATCGCCAATATTGCACTCGAAACATTGGAGGGACACCAGAGAGCCATTATTGCTCATCTGACTGTTGAGGTTTGTACTGACATGGACACTAACCTAACCACTAAGTGATATAAACTGTATTGACACTAACTTAACcacaaagatatatatataaactgtatgaAATGCCTGTAATGAATATATTAATCTCTTCGCGCAGGAGATCTACCAGGACCGTAAGAAGTTCTCCGAGCAGGTCTTTAAGGTGGCCTCCTCTGACTTGGTCAACATGGGAATCGGTGTTGTCAGCTACACACTCAAAGATGTTCATGATGATCAGGTACCTCATGTCTGTTCGGGCTCAGGGTTCGGTTCTGTGAACACAGATGACACAAATCTGATTCTATTACTGGAGCAGCAGGAATCTGCAGTGTCACTGTAAACCCACATCTTTGTTATATGGAAGCTTTTAGCCGTGGATGAGTTCCTCTGTTACAGTAAAGCATTTAAGGGATTTGTATTGAATCACTGCATTAGTTATGAATTAGGCCATGGCCCTAAGTGCTTTCTTGGTAACCACACCATCTCTTGTCTATGTTTGTCTAATACATCTTTTTATTGCCTTGTCTTATAGTtgaccgtctgtctgtctgtctcttgcAGGACTACCTTCACTCCCTGGGTAAAGCCAGAACAGCCCAGGTGCAGAAGGATGCCAGGATTGGAGAGGCTCAGTACAAACGTGATGCTGTCATGAGGGTAAAATACCCTCTGTGGTTCTGTCCTGTCATTTTACCTGTTTGCTCATGTGGATGGTCCTTATACTTAAATCAATTTATTTGATCTACAGGAGGCTAATGCCATGCAAGAGAAGGTGTCTGCTCAGTTAAAGAACGACATTCAGATGGCAAAATCCCAGAGAGACTTCGAGCTGAAGAAGGCAGACTATGATGTCGAGGTCAACACCAAGAAGGCTGAGTCAGAAATGGCCTATCAGCTTCAGGTACAGTCAACATGACCTGATCTTCTAGTGCTATGCTGACAGTTCACATCATCATCCACAGGATTTTCCTAGTAAAATTTGTACCAAAAGGACCTATAGAATATGGGATCTGAGTTTAATTGTTCTTCTCCTTTCGTCACCAGGTGGCCAAGACAAAGCAGCGCatcgaggaggagaagatgcagATTCAGGTGGTGGAGCGGACACAGCAGATTACTCTG encodes the following:
- the flot1b gene encoding flotillin-1b, which translates into the protein MFYTCGPNEAMVVSGFGRSPPLMIAGGRVFVLPCIQQIQRITLNTLTLNVKSDKVYTRHGVPISVTGIAQVKIQGQNKEMLATACQMFMGKSEGEIANIALETLEGHQRAIIAHLTVEEIYQDRKKFSEQVFKVASSDLVNMGIGVVSYTLKDVHDDQDYLHSLGKARTAQVQKDARIGEAQYKRDAVMREANAMQEKVSAQLKNDIQMAKSQRDFELKKADYDVEVNTKKAESEMAYQLQVAKTKQRIEEEKMQIQVVERTQQITLQVQEIIRKEKELEAQVKKPAEAEKYRLERLAEAMRLQLIMEAEAEAESIRMKGDAEAFAIEAKGRAEAEQMTKKAEAFKQYQDGAMVDMLLEKLPLMAEEISRPLCEAQKITMVSSGGSEVGAAKLAGEVLDIMTRLPAAIEKLTGIDISQAGVQSTRVR